The following proteins are encoded in a genomic region of Bacillota bacterium:
- a CDS encoding SAM-dependent methyltransferase has translation MRKNRPSISAESLAFVRAMESRKAPGERVCFDPFAEHFTGGRFRVNKFYPQMWNALVARTRYIDDYLTSCIRDGIQQLVILGAGYDSRPYRFDFKGRVRVFEVDHPATQRAKLKRLREILGGLPDYVVFVPVDFREENLGKRLYESGYDNGLKTLFIWEGVVVYLPPEAVDVTLTFIAGNSPVGSSIIFDYVYACAVDGSCPAKETVRMRRSARMAEERWEFGIDKEQVEGFLTERGFCRVVNADSEVLEKTYFKGINGAREILPVFGIVRAEVRPRK, from the coding sequence ATGAGAAAGAACAGACCCAGCATTTCTGCGGAGAGTCTGGCCTTTGTCAGGGCCATGGAGTCACGGAAAGCGCCGGGGGAACGTGTATGCTTTGATCCCTTCGCCGAGCATTTTACCGGCGGTAGGTTTCGTGTCAATAAGTTCTACCCGCAAATGTGGAATGCCCTGGTAGCCCGCACCAGATATATCGACGATTACCTCACGTCTTGTATCCGTGACGGAATCCAACAGCTTGTCATTCTCGGCGCAGGGTATGACTCCAGACCTTACAGGTTCGATTTCAAGGGGCGGGTGAGGGTCTTCGAGGTCGACCACCCGGCGACCCAACGGGCAAAGCTGAAAAGGCTCAGAGAGATATTGGGAGGCCTCCCCGACTATGTGGTTTTCGTTCCCGTCGACTTCAGGGAGGAAAACCTTGGGAAGCGTTTGTATGAAAGCGGTTACGACAACGGGTTGAAAACCCTGTTCATCTGGGAAGGTGTTGTGGTATATCTTCCGCCCGAGGCCGTCGACGTTACACTGACATTCATCGCGGGCAATTCCCCCGTAGGAAGCTCGATAATCTTTGATTACGTTTATGCCTGTGCCGTGGATGGTAGCTGTCCGGCTAAAGAGACGGTCAGGATGCGGCGGTCTGCAAGAATGGCGGAAGAGCGGTGGGAGTTCGGGATTGATAAGGAACAAGTTGAGGGTTTCCTGACCGAACGGGGGTTCTGTCGTGTAGTGAATGCCGACAGCGAGGTTTTAGAAAAAACCTATTTCAAGGGAATAAACGGGGCAAGAGAGATTCTCCCGGTTTTCGGAATCGTTCGCGCAGAAGTCAGGCCGAGGAAATAG
- a CDS encoding sporulation protein YjcZ, with the protein MAAKTLEWGGGWDGCGGGFSGLWPLILVVLLIVLGFTVWGFMGGWCGLGAGGWW; encoded by the coding sequence ATGGCGGCAAAAACTCTGGAATGGGGCGGCGGTTGGGACGGCTGCGGCGGCGGGTTTTCCGGTCTCTGGCCGCTGATTCTTGTGGTTTTGCTTATAGTGCTGGGTTTTACAGTATGGGGTTTCATGGGAGGCTGGTGCGGCTTGGGAGCCGGCGGCTGGTGGTAG